From a single Eubalaena glacialis isolate mEubGla1 chromosome 15, mEubGla1.1.hap2.+ XY, whole genome shotgun sequence genomic region:
- the RPL17 gene encoding large ribosomal subunit protein uL22 encodes MVRYSLDPENPTKSCKSRGSNLRVHFKNTRETAQAIKGMHIRKATKYLKDVTLKKQCVPFRRYNGGVGRCAQAKQWGWTQGRWPKKSAEFLLHMLKNAESNAELKGLDVDSLVIEHIQVNKAPKMRRRTYRAHGRINPYMSSPCHIEMILTEKEQIVPKPEEEVAQKKKISQKKLKKQKLMARE; translated from the exons ATGGTTCGCTATTCACTTGACccagaaaaccccacaaaat cATGCAAGTCGAGAGGTTCAAATCTTCGTGTTCACTTTAAG AACACTCGTGAAACAGCCCAGGCCATTAAGGGTATGCATATCCGAAAAGCCACCAAGTATCTGAAGGATGTCACTTTAAAGAAGCAGTGTGTGCCGTTCCGTCGTTACAATGGTGGAGTTGGTAGGTGTGCCCAG gccAAACAGTGGGGCTGGACGCAGGGTCGGTGGCCCAAAAAGAGTGCTGAATTTTTACTGCACATGCTCAAAAATGCAGAGAGTAATGCTGAACTTAAG GGCTTAGATGTAGATTCTCTGGTCATTGAGCATATCCAGGTGAACAAAGCCCCCAAGATGCGGCGCAGGACATACAGAGCTCACGGTCGGATCAACCCATACATGAGCTCTCCCTGCCACATTGAGATGATCcttactgaaaaagaacagattgttCCTAAACCAGAAGAGGAGGTTGCCCAGAAGAAAAAG atATCCcagaagaaattgaagaaacaaaaacttatggcCCGGGAATAA